A genomic region of Eucalyptus grandis isolate ANBG69807.140 chromosome 5, ASM1654582v1, whole genome shotgun sequence contains the following coding sequences:
- the LOC104430039 gene encoding 60S ribosomal protein L18a-like protein, giving the protein MSKDEDRNRGVPSGDYQHQYGTFQGVANYPPPNPPHQQPAIGYPQPAPPPGATDPSAPPPPPPPHYYHHGYHTVPGYAVAEGRPVRESRLPCCGIGVGWFLFILGFFLGAIPWYIGLLLLVCGRIDYREKPGYIACTIAAILATIAIVLGVTREADDW; this is encoded by the exons ATGAGCAAGGACGAAGACAGAAACAGGGGCGTCCCGAGCGGCGACTACCAGCACCAGTACGGCACCTTCCAAGGCGTCGCCAACTACCCCCCGCCGAACCCGCCGCACCAGCAGCCGGCGATCGGCTACCCCCAGCCGGCGCCTCCGCCGGGCGCCACCGATCCCTCGGccccccctcctcctccacctccccaCTATTACCATCATGGGTATCACACCGTCCCAG gttaTGCTGTTGCTGAAGGAAGACCAGTAAGAGAATCACGGCTGCCTTGCTGTGGCATTGGAGTTGGATGGTTTCT GTTTATCCTTGGCTTCTTCCTTGGTGCCATCCCTTGGTACATTGGACTACTTCTTCTTGTCTGCGGAAGGATAGACTACCGGGAAAAGCCTGGATATATTGCTTGTACAATTGCT GCAATCCTGGCAACAATTGCAATTGTCCTTGGTGTCACGAGAGAAGCCGATGATTGGTAA
- the LOC104451604 gene encoding cytochrome P450 72A15 produces the protein MEASIQSIALAMVLAVLTTWAWRVVNWVWVRPKRLERLLRQQGLSGKPYTFLFGDLKENSRLLTEANSKPIAISDDIKPRLFPFLHQSSQTYGKDSFMWIGPTPRVRITNPEQLKEIFSKINDYPKLASSPLVKLLGDGLVNHEGEKWARHRKIINPAFHMEKLKLMLPAFYSSCTDMVGRWEKLVSVERSCEIDAWVDLQNLTREVISRTAFGSSFEEGKRIFELQAEQAQLAIIALQSVYIPGWRFVPTKMNRRMKSIDKEVRALLMDIIRRREKAIREGEAAGDDLLGLLLESNMKENVGMSLHDVIEECKLFYIAGQETTSVLLVWTMVLLSVHSDWQARAREEVLRIFGSGKPDPDGLSHLKIVTMILNEVLRLYPPLTELWRKVPTETKLGKLTIPPEVQLLMPTLLIHHDKELWGEDAEEFKPERFAEGVSKATKNQVSFFPFGWGPRICIGQNFALIEAKMALSMILQQFTFELSPSYAHAPSNVLILQPRYGVQVILRKAN, from the exons ATGGAGGCATCGATCCAGTCAATTGCGCTAGCAATGGTTCTGGCCGTTCTGACCACATGGGCATGGAGGGTGGTGAACTGGGTGTGGGTGAGGCCGAAAAGGCTCGAGAGGCTCCTGAGACAGCAGGGCCTCTCCGGCAAACCCTACACCTTCCTGTTCGGTGACCTCAAGGAGAACTCGCGGTTGCTCACAGAGGCCAACTCCAAGCCCATCGCCATCTCCGATGACATCAAGCCTCgtctcttccctttcttgcaTCAATCTTCCCAAACATATG GCAAAGACTCGTTCATGTGGATAGGACCAACACCGAGAGTGCGCATAACGAACCCCGAACAACTAAAGGAGATCTTCTCCAAGATAAACGACTACCCCAAGCTAGCCTCCAGTCCCCTGGTGAAGTTGCTCGGGGATGGACTCGTGAATCACGAGGGCGAGAAATGGGCACGGCACAGAAAGATCATCAATCCAGCATTCCACATGGAGAAGTTGAAG CTTATGTTGCCCGCATTTTATTCAAGTTGCACTGACATGGTTGGTAGATGGGAAAAATTGGTATCAGTAGAGAGATCCTGTGAGATCGACGCATGGGTCGACCTTCAAAATTTGACCCGTGAGGTGATCTCTCGAACAGCGTTTGGCAGTAGCTTCGAAGAAGGCAAAAGGATCTTCGAACTTCAGGCGGAACAAGCCCAGCTCGCGATAATAGCCCTTCAGTCGGTCTACATCCCTGGCTGGAG GTTTGTGCCAACTAAGATGAACAGGAGGATGAAGAGCATAGATAAGGAAGTGCGGGCTCTGCTCATGGACATCATCCGCagaagagagaaagcaataaGGGAAGGGGAAGCTGCTGGCGATGATCTGCTGGGGCTGTTGCTGGAGTCAAACATGAAGGAGAATGTCGGGATGAGCCTTCACGATGTGATCGAGGAGTGCAAGCTTTTCTACATCGCCGGACAAGAGACGACTTCGGTCTTGCTGGTTTGGACCATGGTCTTGTTGAGTGTGCACTCGGATTGGCAAGCACGAGCTAGGGAGGAGGTCCTCCGAATCTTCGGAAGCGGGAAACCTGACCCTGACGGCTTAAGCCACCTCAAGATT GTCACAATGATCTTAAATGAGGTGTTGAGGCTATATCCACCGTTGACTGAGCTGTGGCGGAAGGTTCCTACTGAAACAAAACTCGGGAAGCTGACCATACCGCCGGAAGTCCAGCTCTTAATGCCGACACTCCTCATCCACCATGATAAAGAACTTTGGGGCGAGGATGCCGAGGAGTTCAAGCCAGAGAGGTTTGCCGAGGGAGTGTCCAAGGCCACCAAAAACCAAGTCTCCTTCTTTCCATTCGGGTGGGGCCCTCGTATATGCATCGGCCAAAACTTCGCGTTGATAGAGGCAAAGATGGCGCTTTCCATGATTCTTCAGCAGTTCACGTTCGAGCTCTCTCCATCTTATGCGCATGCTCCTTCTAATGTCCTCATCCTCCAGCCACGATATGGTGTTCAGGTCATCTTGCGCAAGGCAAACTAA